AGGAAGCGCCGTACGGTGGAGAAGCACGCCTGAGCCGTGGGCAGCGTGCCTACCGACTTCAGTGCCTCGGTCAGGCACTTAGCCATCTCCAAGTGCAGGGCGGGGCATGGTAGTTCAGCCAGCCTGAAGGTGTGCGTGCGGCCGTCAGTGGCCCGGAAGACAACCGCCGTCGGAGACAAGCTGGGAGGCGGGGGTGGTTCGCTGCCGTCAGAGGAGAGCGCAGGCATGGGCAACACCTTTCGTGCGGCAATTACGCACAGAGGAGCCCCCGCCGTAAACCAGGGGGCCGGGCAAGGACCGGATCCGATTTAAGGATCATCCGAAGGCCTGCTCCGTTGTCCCGGGAATCCCCATATGGGTGATCACTTGACGCCGTGTTCGAAAATGACTTCGAACAACGGGTTGCCGCGCTCGTGTGCAGTTGGCGGTGAGGCAATGCACCAAGCGTCGATCATCAGCCATCGAAGGGCAGGATCGCGCCGGTCGATGTGACCGTTGAAGTCGGGGTCGAGCGCGCGCGTTGCTTTCCAGCCGTCGCTGCTCCGCTGTCCCGTCAGCAGAGCAGCGATCTGGACTCATCGAGGATCGTGCACCAGCTTGTTCAGCGAGCAGTGGCGAGAATGAGTGCAAAGCCGGCGTTGGTGTCTGCCCAAAGCTGATTCGTACGGAGACCCGCTTCAGTCATTTCTTCCTGAAGTCCGTCTTGGGTGAATTTCGCGCTCCGCTCAGTGATCCATTCTTCTCCGCGAGTGAAATTCACTGCCAGGTCAAGGTCCCGGATTTTGACGAGCTGCTCGACTCGGCTGCGCAGCCGCATTTCGATGTGGCTTTCCGTGCCGTTCCACACCGATACGTGGTCGAAGGCATCCGGGTCGAAGTCGGCGTTCAGCTCACGGTTCAATACGTGCAACAGATGCTTGTCGAACTCAGCCGTGACGCCTTGAGCGTCATCGTAGGCGGCAGTCATTTCCTGCTCGGTCTTGACCAGGTCGGCGCCGATGAGAAGGAAGTCCTCGGGACGCATGATGTCTCGGAGCCCGCGGAGGAACGGGCCACGGGCGGGTCGCCGGAAATTCCCCAGCGTGCTGCCAAGGAAGGCGATGAGGCGTGGGCCGTCCTCGGGCAGCGTCGGTAGGACGAGGGAAGTCGTGAAGTCGGCGCGGAGGGCGTGCAGACGGATCCCCGGGTAGTCCCGGACGAGTTGGGCGCTGGCCTGATGGAGCGCGTCTGCACTGACGTCGACAGGGACGTAGTGCAATCCGCTCGGCCCCAGTGCCTCGATGATCAGCTTGGACTTCGTTGAGCTCCCGGACCCGAGCTCGACCAGGCTGCGGGCTCCGGTCCGCACGGCGATGTCCTGGGCATGGAGTTGGAGCAGTCCCAGTTCCGCTCGCCACAGGGGGTATTCCGGGAGCTGGGTGATCTCCTCGAAGAGTTCGCTGCCCCGGGCGTCGTAGAACCACGTGGGCGCAGTGGACTTCGGGGTGCGGGCCAGTCCGTCGCTGATGTCAGCGCGCAGTGCCTTGGCGTAGTGCTCGGCCTCGAGAGTGTCGGTGTAGCCATAGGCCCGGTTGTCGTTCATGCGTGCCTCTCTTCGGTCGACGCCACATCGGCGGAGTGCCGGGATCGCAGTTTCCTTGTCGAGCGCGCAACGCCGGCAGCAGCGGGCACCCTCCCCATCACCGGGCCGCTGGGCGCACGGGATGACCGACGGGACCGGGGCGCAGGCCGAGTCCTTCCGTTACCGATCCGGCTTCTCTGCCTGGGCTTGGGCACACAGGTGGGCCTTGGAGTGCGGACAACGGACAGGATGAACGACCCACATAGCTCGGCCGTCACCCCCGCCGCGTCGTCGTACGCGGCGACCAGCACCCCCGCGTCCTTGACCAGGTCCGTGCCCAGCAGCAGCGCGTCCCCGGGGGCCAGCAGCGCCCGGACGGCGGTCAGGAACGCCGCCCGCTCCGCCGGCACCAGATTGCCGATCGTGCCGCCGAGGAACGCCACCAGCCGCGGCCCCGGCGTCTCGGGCAGCACGAGCCCCGCGGTGAAGTCGGCGATCAGGGCGTGCACGTTCAGCCCCGGCCGCTCGGCGACCAGCGCCTCGCCCGCCAGCCGCAGCGCGCTCTCGCTGACGTCGACCGGTACGTACGTGTGCAGGCCGGGCATCGCGTCCAGCAGGTGCCGGGTCTTGTCGGAGGAGCCGGACCCCAGCTCGACCAGGGTCCGCGCCCCGCTCGCCGCGGTGATCTCACCGGCCCGGCCGACGAGGATCTCCCGCTCGGCACGGGTCGGGTAGTACTCGGGCAACTCCGTGATCCGCTCGAAGAGTTCACTGCCGCGCGCGTCGTAGAACCACTTCGGCGGCAGCGTCTTCGGCGTGCGGGTCAGACCGTCCAGGACATCGGCCCGCAGGGCGGCGTCGGTGGCGTCCTCGGGCAGGGTGCGGGTGACACGGAACGGGCTCACGCGGAAGGCTCCCTCGGTGGTTCGGAGGCTGTCTCGTCGTCGTGGTCGGGTCGGGGGGATCCCTCCAGTTCCTTGAGCGGGGTGAGCAGCACGTCCGTACGGCTCGCCGCGAGCAGCGTGCGGTCCGGGACCTCCACCCAGTGCGGATCGTCGTCGTACGGCTCGGACGCCACGACCGTGCTGCGGCCGGGCTCGGCGCGGTACCAGAGCGTGTCGCCCCAGGCCGTCGCCGCGATGGTCTCGCCGTTGGTGAGCAGCAGGTTGAGCCGTGAGCCGGGGGCCGCGCGGGCGACCTCCAGGACCGTGTCGGCCAGTGCCTGGCCCTCCTCGTCACCGGCCCGCAGCCGGTTCAGGACCAGCGCCCACACGAGCGCCGAGTCGTTGCGGGCCTCCATCGACAGCAGCTC
The sequence above is drawn from the Streptomyces griseiscabiei genome and encodes:
- the egtC gene encoding ergothioneine biosynthesis protein EgtC; translation: MCRHIAYLGPESALGRVLVDPPHALFRQSWAPRRQRYGTVNADGFGVGWYAEGDPVPGRYRRAGPIWGDQSFADLARVVRTGALLAAVRDATVAGADDEAAAAPFAAGAWLFSHNGAVAGWPRSLARLADGLPAVELLSMEARNDSALVWALVLNRLRAGDEEGQALADTVLEVARAAPGSRLNLLLTNGETIAATAWGDTLWYRAEPGRSTVVASEPYDDDPHWVEVPDRTLLAASRTDVLLTPLKELEGSPRPDHDDETASEPPREPSA
- the egtD gene encoding L-histidine N(alpha)-methyltransferase, whose protein sequence is MNDNRAYGYTDTLEAEHYAKALRADISDGLARTPKSTAPTWFYDARGSELFEEITQLPEYPLWRAELGLLQLHAQDIAVRTGARSLVELGSGSSTKSKLIIEALGPSGLHYVPVDVSADALHQASAQLVRDYPGIRLHALRADFTTSLVLPTLPEDGPRLIAFLGSTLGNFRRPARGPFLRGLRDIMRPEDFLLIGADLVKTEQEMTAAYDDAQGVTAEFDKHLLHVLNRELNADFDPDAFDHVSVWNGTESHIEMRLRSRVEQLVKIRDLDLAVNFTRGEEWITERSAKFTQDGLQEEMTEAGLRTNQLWADTNAGFALILATAR